AAGACTTTCTTCATCTGCCTGGGTCAGATGGACAATAAAATCAGGCCTGAGCTTTAAAGCTTCTTTTATGTCATCTTTAACTTCGCCTGCATGCAGTGCAAAGAGTTTTTTTCCATTTTTTGCAAGTTTTCGAAGATTTTTGAGTGTATTAAAGTCGTATGCATCAGTGCTACTTATTCCAAAACCATGGGAATATTCAAGGACTTTTTCTGGATTATCTCCATTCAATCTGCCGAGGATTATTCCCTTTATTTTTATTTTATCGAGGGCATCTTTCAGGAGTTTTACTCCTTCTATTCCTCCCTCTCTGAAGTCTGCAAAGGCACCCGTACCCTGCGATTTCATCTCCTTCAGGGCATACTCTATGCTAGCCTTAACTTTTTCTCTGTCTTCGATGACTCTGAATTTTAATCCTTCTGCTCCTACTCTCTCCTCGATACTGTTATAAATGCCGTAGTCCTGGGCAGAGGTATCTCCTGTATGAACATGAGCATTTGTGAAGCTCGGGCATACTATGCCTCCTTTTAAATCTTCAAAGCTCTTTGAAGGTCTACCTTCTCCTATCTCCTTAATTTTTCCATCTCTTACTACAATGTATCCTCGAGTTATTTCGAAGTCACTGCCATCGAGGATTATAGCATTTCCATATATTTTTTCCATTATATGCTATTGAGCCTTTAATTGGATTTAAATTTGTGCCTGTTCTCTACAGCTGACGAAGTGGATTATTACCTTGCAGGTGGAAAGAAAATCATGTAAAGTTAAAAAGAAGATGGACCCGCCGGGATTTGAACCCGGGGCCTCTCGCATGCCAAGCGAGCGATCTACCATCTGAGCTACGGGCCCTACGTGAATTTTTGGGAGTTAGCAATAGTAATCATTTATGAAAAGAAATATATAGACAGTGAAGGAAGTATGGATAAGGAGGTTGAAGAAATAATTCGCCTTGGTAATGGAGTGGAGCTTTTTGTTGATGGCACCAGAATACTGCTCGACCCGAGAAGGGCAGAGGGTTTGAGTTTTGTTTCCCATGCTCATTCCGACCATGCACCTTCGAAAGTCTCTGGCGAGGTAATTTCCACTGAAGAGACAGGAGAGTTACTCTCAAGACACTTTTCCACTCTTGCATACGAGCAGAAATTTGAAAACCTTGGAGTCAGCTTCAGGTTAATACCTTCGGGGCACATGCTGGGTTCTTCTCAGGTGGTTATAGAGAATGGCTTCAAGGTTATTTATACAGGGGACCTTCATCTTGAGGGAGGAGCAACCTCTGGCATGGGGGTTGTTGAAGGATGCGATATCCTTATAATTGAATCAACTTTCGGAAGCCCCTTCTATATTCTGCCAGACCGTGAGTATGTTTTGGGAGAGATTAAAGACTGGATTGAAGACTGCTTTTCAAGGGGTGACGTGCCTGTACTTCTTGGTTACTCTCTGGGCAAAGCTCAGGAGATAATAAAGCTTCTCTCAGGGGATTATAAACTCGGGCTCCACAGAGCAGTTTATGAGAACTGCAGGAAATATGAAGCTCTCGGCGTAAATCTTGGCAGCTATGAGCTTTATTCTGAAAACATAAGAGAGGAAAAAGAGGATAGAGTTCTTATCTTTCCGCCAGCAGCGAGAAATTCTCTAAAGGGAAACTTCAAGAAGGCGCTTCTCAGCGGCTGGGCACTGCATGGAGCAACAAAATTTAAATTCAGAGTAGATGAGGCTTTTGCCATAAGCGACCACAGTGATTTCAATGGCCTTGTAAATTACGTAGAAAAGGCATCGCCTCAGGTGATTTATACTTTACATGGCTTTGCCGAGGAATTTTCAGATGAGCTTAAAGCAAGAGGTTTCTATGCCAGCCCTCTGACAAAGAAGCAGACAGGACTAAACCATTTTCTTTAATCTGTGATATTTTGCAAGAACCTTGAAGATTATTTTTGATGCAAGTACAGGTGTGTAGCTGTCATAGCGTGGTGCCACCTCTGTGATATCAAGGCCTGCCAGATCAATCTCACCCAGAAAGGCAAGCATCAGAATAAAGTCGAAGAAGAATATTCCGGGGGGCTCGGGATTGCAAACTCCTCTGGCATCCTTCGGGTCAAAGAAGTCCATATCTATTGACATATAAACTTTTTTTCCCTTTAGCATTTTTGAAAGCCTTGCCACAAGCATTTCAATATCGTAACACTCACCGAAGGGAATAAATTTAATTCCTTCCTCTCTGACAGCGTCAAGCTCCTCTCTGCAGGCGCTTCTCACACCAACAGCCAGAACATTATCCTTCCCTGTTATCTCTGAAACTCTCTTAAGCGTGCAGGCATGGGAATATCTATTACCCAGGTAATCTTCTCTGAAATCAAGATGAGCATCAAGGGAAAGAAAAAACGGCTTTTTCTTAAAACCTTCAAGTGCAAAAGCGGAGATAGTATGTTCACCTCCAAGGATAACAGGCTTTGCTCCTCTGCTTAAAATCTCAGCAACAGTTTCCTTCACTCTGGTTTTTGTCTCCTTTACATTTCCAAAGGAAACTTCAACATCACCTATATCAGCAATTTTTAGGCTGAGAAGGTCAAAATCTTCAAGGAGGTCATAGTCCTCCACCTCTCTAGAGGCTTCCCTTATTGCTGCTGGTGCTTCTCGAGAGCCTCCTCTAAATGTCTCGCTGCTGTCAAATGGCACACCAAATACAGCATACTCGGCTTCTTCCAACTCAAGCTCTCTTCTTGCGAAAGTGAAAGGAGATGTGAACAGATTCATTTCTACCTGACACGCATAATCTTTCTTCTTCCCAGCGTCTGTATATACTCGACTTCTGCGCCCTCAATAATATCCTTACCTTCAAGCTCCTCCTTACTAGGAACTGTTGTCTCGAAGGTTTCATAGTTTAAAAGGTCCATAATCTGGACAGTATCTCCCATTATTGATAGCACCTGTCCTGCCTTCCTTTCAATCATGGGAAATTCAATCTTGGCATCAGTGGGAGCAACAAGGCTCCTTTTTTGATTGTCAAATAATCCTATTCCGACAACATTTGCTTTTGCATGACCATGCTTTCCTGTCTTGGCTGTTGTGAAACTTACCACCCTGCAGGGCTCACCATCGATAATAATATACTTACCAATTTTTATCTGATTTACTTCTCCTTGTTTCACAGACATTTTAATCCTCCTTATAAAAGTTTACCTCATATACTATATAAGTATATATAAAAAGTTTAGGGTGAGTATAAACCACCCGGTGGATATTTAATATATATACACACATGGACTTTCATCTCTGGAAAGGTTTATAAATAACAGAAAGGTTAGACGTTTATGGACAGGAATGATGTAAGGAAGCTTTATTCGATTGGTAATGCAAAATGGTATGACCCTTTAAGGCGTATATATGGTAAGTCATTTCTTTCTAAAGCAGAGGATGACCTGGCTACTTTTTTAAAAGATAATTTGGATGGAAGTAAGACTGTTCTGGAACTGGGTTGTGGCACAGGAGCAAACTTAGAAAAGATATACTCTCTTGACATTGAATTTAAAAAGTACCTGGGTCTGGACTTTTCACCATACATGTTGAAGATTGCGAAGAATAAATTCAGGAATAACTCCATAGTTGAATTTAGGGAGACAGACATTACAGAGCTGGATGACATAAAAGAGCAATTTGATATTATAATCTGTATTATTGTGATATCCCATCTCCAATCCAGGCCAGATTTTGTTAATCGGTCACAGAAATTATTGGGTAAAAACGGGAAATTTTTTTTAATTGTACACACAGAGCCTGAATGGTATATCAATTTCTGGCTATCCCCTTTTATATGGCTATCCAGAATGAACCTGATATCGGATGATGAAATTAAAAAATTTGAGAATGTAAAGGCCATAAATAAATATTCAGGAAGTCTGATAACAGCAATTGAAATTCATAGATAATAATTTAAACCTTAATTAGTAAATGGATATAGTTCTTCTTGGCTTATACTTGAGATATATTTATCAAAATAAGGAGTAAAATTGTTATGTCACCAGGACAGAGAGGTCAGAATTCGGATATTGAGGTCAAACTGAATAGGGACCTTGGCCTCTTCGATATAACAATGATAGGTATTGCAGGTATGATTGGGGCAGGCGTTTTTGCCTTGACCGGTATTGCAGCGGGGGTTGCGGGTCCTGCTCTTATTCTCGTTTTTTTGTTTAATGGAGTTATAGGTCTTATTACTGCTGCATCCTATGCTGAACTTGGTTCTGCCCTTCCCGGTGCGGGAGGAGGTTATGTCTGGATAAAAGAGACATTTCCGTCATCTTTCGGGTTTCTTGCCGGCTGGATAGACTGGTTTGCACATAGTGTTGCCTGCTCGCTATATGCTGTGACCTTTGGAGTTTTTATGGCAGCGATTCTTTTTCCAGCTATTCCCCTGCCCAGAAGTCTGCTTGCCAAAGTTTCGTCATTCATTGCAATCTCCTTCCTGACATATATAAATTATAGAGGAGTTAAGGAAACAGGAAGGGTTGGTGGTTTCGTTACTGTCTTAAAAGTCCTCATTCTTGTCGTGTTTGTTAGTTTCGGTATTTACAAGACTCTTGGCAGACCGGACTGGATAATGCAATTCAGTAATCCTTCTTTCACCCCTACGGGCTTGATTGGAATTCTTGCTGCAATGGGACTCACATTTATCGCCTTCGAAGGTTTTGAGATAATCGTTCAGAGCGGTGAGGAGGTCAAAAGTCCTGCAAAGAACATACCCAGAGCGATCTTCATATCCTTATTTGTGGCTATAGTGGTTTATGTTCTGGTGGCTTTTACAGTCTTGGGAGCTATTAAAACACCGAATGGAAGTCCGAGCTGGGTTTTTCTTGGCAAACTTGCAGAAATGGGGTTGATAAACGTTTCAAATCAGATAATGCCTTATGGAACATTTGTACTCCTGATTGCTGGACTGATTTCTACAATAAGTGCGATGAATGCAACAATTTACTCATCCTCCAGGATATCTTTTGCCCTGGCAAGGGATGGCTATCTTACCAGCAGGCTTGCACATATCAATGAAAAAACAAAAACACCCCATGTTGCAGTTTTCTTTACATATATTATAATTACGACAATAGCTCTACTTCTTCCAATAGAGGCTGTAGCTGCTTCGGCTGATATAATGTTTATCCTTCTGTTCATTCAGGTGAATCTTGTGCTCATAATCCTTAGGTTTAGAGCTCCGAATCTTAAAAGGACTTTCAGAGTTCCCCTTGTCCCATATCTTCCTATAATAGCAATCTCTCTTCAGGTAATTATCGCATATTTCATGGTAACCAGGGTTGCAAATGGATTTATGGCTTTTGTAACTTCTATTGCATGGATATTTCTGGGTGTTATTATTTATTTCACATATTCCAGAAAGAAAGAAAGAAAGAAATTGGAGAAAGAATTTAAAACAGTATTTGAGGAGAAGGCTGTGAGAAAGGTTGCATACAGAATTCTTGTGCCAGTTGGTAATCCTGCTACAGCAAAAAAGCTGATAGACTTTGCGAACCTGATTGCAAGGTCAAGAAAAGGTGAGATTGTCTTACTTTCAGTATTAACATTACCCCAGCAAACACCTCTTTACGCAGGGAAAAAATATGTTGAAGAGAGAAAGAATTTTCTCAGAAAGCTCATAAGTGAGGCTGGAGATGTTCCCACCAGTGGTATTCTGAAGGTTGCTCACAGTACCTCTGAAGCTATCCTGAATACAATCGAGGAGGAAAAGATAAATCTCGTAATTCTGGGGTGGAGAGGAAGAACTTTCAGAAGGGATTTCATTCTTGGAAGTACTATCGACCCTATAATTTTAAAGGCATCCTGTGACGTTATGGCTGTGAGATTTGAATCTGGCTTTGAAGCAAAGAAGATAAAGAAAATCCTTATTCCGACTGCGGGAGGTCCCCATGGGTACATGGCAGCAGAAATTGCCAAGGATTTACAGAAGGTTACAGGGGCGGAGGCGGCACTAATTTATGTGGCAGGTGATGAAAGGGGCATGAAGCTTGGCAGAGCTTATGTTGATGATACCAGAAGGGCAGTAGGAATAGAGGCTGATAGTATAGTTAAATTATCGGATGACCGCATCGGTACTATTGCTGAGGAGATTAAGAGGTATGACATAGTTGTAATTGGAGCAACACATGAGACTTTCATGAAAAACTTCATAAAAGGTGTTTTTCCGGAGAGAGTTGCAAGAAAAACTGAAAAGACTGTTGTTATGGTGAGGAGAAAGCTTAAGATAAAAGATATTTTTTGGAAGTGGCCTTTTTAATAGTTGATTTTACTGTCGTGTTTAAGTTATTGCATCAGGGAAAATTTATATTTTAGGCAAAGATGTGCACTGGAAAAGAAAAAGATAGTATATTCTGCTACCTCTTCCAGAGCTGATAATTTATATACACCAGCATTATTTAAAGATATTACCAGACATAAAGAGGCCCTTCATAGACCCAGGGTCTCTGTTTACAAATAAATCAATCGCATGTATCCAACGTTTATCACTACATCACCTAAAAAAAGACTGTTTTTAAAAAATATAACTATATCCGAGAGCATGGAAAAAGTAAGCCCGGCCAAAAAGATGGCCGGTTTTTATAGCGGGGGGTCGATTTGAACGACCGGTCTCCGGGTTATGAGCCCGGCGGGATGGACCTGGCTACCCCACCCCGCTTCAGAACTTACAGGGGGTAACCGGATTTATAAAGAACTTTCCCGAGTGCAGTGTTTTTGAAATTGCACTTCAGGCATGAAAATATCTGTACTGTTAAAGTAGATGAAGTTAGGGTATGCGGAATGCATGCTACAATATATACATAACTATTTGATTTACGTAAGATTTTTAAACATGTAAATCAACCTAACATCTTACCTATAATTATAACGGAAAGTATTTAAGTATTGAATTGGTTTAAACATTTGTTAAAGTTTGTATATAGCTCTCGGTTCATATGGTGATACAATGCTCAGATTATTTGTTTGCAGTTGCATGAAAGTTCATGATAATTCAGATGGAACTATGGAGGAGAGTGAGGTTACATTATGACAAGGAGAGATACTTATGTCCATGGAGCAAGTTGAAAAGATAGTTAAGAAGATTAATGAGGATGCCGAAGCAGAAGCTTCAAAAATTCTTAATGAAGCAAGGACTCAGGCTGAAAAGATAAAAAGAGATGCCAATGTGGAAGCTGATGAAATTTATAGTGAGATACTTCCAAAATATGAACGAGAGGCTGAACAGGAAAAGCAGAGAATTGTGGCCAATGCTAAGCTAAGGGCAAGAAAGGCTGTACTTGATGCAAGGGAAGATGTAATAAAGCTTGCTTTCAATGCGGCTGGGACAAAGCTACAGAAACTGCCAAAAAAAGATTACACAAAGGTCCTCGAAAAGCTAATCCTCGAGGGAGTTGAGGCCATTGATGCCGATACGGTTGTTATAGCAAGAAAGGAGGATTCAAGGGCTATAACTTCTGCCCTTCTTAAGAGGGTCTCAGAAAAGACAGGTTTCAAAGTGACCAAGGCCAGAGAGTATATCAATGTCATGGGTGGGGTTGTACTCAGAAGCAGCGATGGCAAAATTGAGGTAAACAACACATTTGAGACAAGGCTTGAGAGGTTCAGGGATGAGCTGAGAAAAGAGGTTGCTGAGGTTCTTTTTAGTTGAGGTATATCTATGAAAATTAGTATTGTTGCTGACTTTGATACAGTCACTGGCTTCCGTATTGCCGGTGTCAGGGAAGCCTTTGTTGTATATTCTCCTGAGGATGCCCTTGAGAAAATAAAGCATCTGATTAAAAAAGAGGATATTGGCATAGTTATAACAACAGAGAGAATTCTGGATAAGATAAGGCAACAGGTTGCAGAGTTGCTGGAAGGTAAAAATTTTCCTCTTATTGTTGAGGTACCTGATAAAGACGGCAAGATAGAGAAGAAGGTTGACCCTATTAATGAACTTATAAAGCGTGCAATTGGAGTTGAAATTAAAGTTTAGGAGGTTAGACTGTGGCAGAAGGAAAGATAGTAAAGGTTGCAGGTCCCGTTATGAAGGCTGAAGGAATGCGAGGGGCTATGATGTATGAAGTGGTAAGAGTGGGCAATTATAAGCTCATGGGTGAAATCATCCAGCTTGAAGATGATATAGCCACGATTCAGGTTTATGAGGAAACTGCCGGTATAAAGCCAGGTGAACCGGTTATAAGTACAGGTGCACAGCTCAGTGTTGAGCTCGGTCCTGGAATTTTGAAGCAGATTTATGATGGAGTGCAGCGCCCCCTTGAGGTTATAAGGAAGGAGAGTGGCACTTTCATTGCCCGGGGTATCGAGGTTCCCAGCCTTGACAGAAATAAAAAGTGGGAATTCACTCCTCTCGTTAAAGTCGGTGATAAGGTTGAAGGTGGCGATTTTCTTGGTGAGGTTCCGGAGACAGAGCTTATAACCCACAGAATAATGGTACCTCCTGGCATAAGCGGAGAGGTTGTTGAGATAGCTCAGAAGGGTAGTTATATAATTGAGGAGATAATTTCAAAGATAAAAACTGAGAAAGGGGAAAAAGAGGTTAATATGTATCAAAAGTGGCCTGTGAGAATACCACGACCACTGAAAAAGAAACTTGACCCCGAGACACCTCTCATATCAGGTCAGAGGATTCTTGATACATTCTTCCCTGTAGCCAAAGGCGGCACTGCTGCCATACCTGGGCCATTTGGCGGGGGTAAGACTGTAACCCAGCACCAGCTTGCAAAGTGGTGCGATGCGGAGATTATAGTCTATGTTGGTTGCGGAGAGCGTGGTAATGAGATGACAGAAGTGCTTGAGGAGTTTCCGCACCTCACAGACCCCAACTCGGGCAAGCCCCTCATGGAAAGAACTGTACTCATTGCAAATACATCAAATATGCCAGTCGCTGCCAGAGATGCCAGTGTTTATACAGGAATAACCTTTGGCGAATACTTCAGAGATATGGGTTACAATGTGGCTTTGATGGCAGACTCAACCTCGAGATGGGCAGAGGCCATGAGAGAGATTTCAGGCAGACTTGAGGAGATGCCAGGTGAAGAGGGTTATCCTGCTTACCTTGCATCGAGGCTTGCCAACTTCTATGAAAGGTCAGGAAGGGTTGAAACTATAGGCACAAATAAGAGAGAAGGTTCTCTAACTGTTGTGGGTGCGGTTTCTCCACCAGGCGGTGATTTTTCCGAGCCTGTTACACAGAACACTTTGAGAATAACAAAGGTTTTCTGGGCTCTTGATGCCAGTCTTGCTGATAGGAGGCATTTCCCTGCAATTAACTGGCTGAGAAGCTATTCTCTTTATCTTGACACAGTGAGAGACTGGTGGGAGAAGAAAGTAGATGAGAGATGGTATGAGTTCAGAACAAAGGCTATGGCTCTGCTCCAGAAGGAATCTGAACTTCAGGAGATTGTTCAACTCGTGGGTCCTGATGCCCTGCCTGAGAAGGAGAGAGTTGCACTCGAAGGAGCAAGAGTTATAAGAGAAGATTTTCTGCAGCAGAATGCTTTCCATGAGGTTGATACCTACTGTAGTGTAACAAAACAGTTCAAGATGCTTGATATAATGCTGGAGTTCTATGACCGTGCCAATGAATCGGTTAACAGAGGAGCTTCAGCCAAGGCTATTGCAGAAATGAGTGTCAGGGATGACCTCTCAAGGTTGAAGTATGTTGAAGAGAGTAAAGTTGATGAGGCTCTTGCGAAAATCAGGACAAATATGAAAGCTGAATTCGAAAAGCTTGTTACCAAGGTGGTGGCATAATGGTAAGTCATATTAGAGAGTATACTTCAGTTACAGGTGTTGCAGGACCTCTTATGATTGTTGAAGATGTGGAGGGCGTGGCTTACGGTGAAATTGTTGAGATTGAGACACCACAGGGGGAAAATAGAAGAGGTCAGGTACTTGAGGCATATGAGGGTAAAGCCATTGTTCAGGTTTTTGAGGGCACGGGAGGTATAGACACCAAGGTTACAAAGGTCAGATTTACAGGCTCAACACTTAAGCTTGGTGTAAGTATGGACATGCTGGGCAGAATTTTTGATGGCACTGGCAAGCCCATAGACGGTGGCCCAGAGATAATTCCTGAGAAGAGTCTGGATATTAATGGAGAGCCCATGAACCCTGCCTCGAGAGAGTTTCCAAGGGATTTCATTCAGACAGGCATATCAACAATAGATGGAATGAACACACTTGTCAGAGGTCAGAAGCTTCCAATTTTCTCTGGTTCAGGTTTGCCCCACAATGAGCTTGCTGCCCAGATTGCAAGGCAGGCCAAGGTTCTTGGTGAGGAGGAAGAGTTTGCGGTGGTCTTTGGTGCTATGGGTATAACCTACGAGGAAGCAAGCTTTTTCATGACAGATTTTGAGCGTACCGGTGCTCTTGAAAAGGTTACAGCTTTTCTGAATCTTGCAAATGACCCTACCATAGAGAGAATTATCACTCCGAGAATGGTGCTGACAACTGCAGAGTATTTTGCATATGAGAAGGATATGCATGTACTTGTGATTCTCACAGACCTTACAAACTACTGCGAAGCCTTGAGAGAAATTGCGGCTGCTCGTGGTGAGGTGCCTGGAAGAAGAGGTTACCCGGGTTACATGTACACAGATCTGGCAACCATGTATGAGAGAGCTGGTAAGGCAGCTGGTTCCAGAGGCTCTATAACCCAGATGCCAATATTAACCATGGCGGATGATGACATAACCCACCCTATTCCAGACCTCACTGGTTATATTACTGAGGGTCAGATTGTTCTTTCAAGAGAGCTTCACAGGAAGGGCATATACCCTCCAGTTGATGTTCTTCCAAGCCTCTCAAGGCTGATGAAGGGAGGAATAGGTAAAGGAAAAACAAGAGAGGACCATGCCAATGTGAGTGACCAGCTCTACAGTGCCTATGCTGAGGGCAGAGACCTCAGAGACCTTGTTGCTGTTGTGGGTGAAGAAGCTCTCACAGAAAAGGATAGGAAGTACCTTGAATTTGCTGATAGGTTTGAGAGGGAATATGTCACTCAGAGTAAGGATGAAGACAGGGATATCTTAAGAACCCTCGAGATAGGATGGGACCTTCTGAGCATTCTGCCTGAGAGAGACCTCAAGAGAATCAAGGAAGATTATATCAAGAGTTATCATCCTAAATATGTGCAGGAGAAATAGGCATGGCAGAGCTGATTGAAGGCGTAAATCCAACCCGAATGGAACTTCTCAAGCTCAAGACAAAGGTAAAGCTGGCCAGAAAGGGACATAGATTGCTTAAGGAGAAGAGAGATGCCCTTATAGTGGAGTTCTTCAATATCCTTGAGGAAGCTCGTGGAATAAGGCGAAGAGCGGAGAGGTCTCTGGCAGATGCTTTTATAGCAATTATTCTTGCGCAGTCAACTCTTGGTGTGCTCAAGGTCAGGGAGGTGAGTTTTGCTGTGAAAGAGACTCATGAGGTGAACACTGTTACAAGGAGTATAATGGGTGTGAGAGTTCCGGTGCTGGAGATTGAGGATGAGAATAGAACTCTCATGGAAAGAGGTTACAGTTTGAGTGATACAAACTATATGGTTGATGAGGCAGCGAAGAAGTTTGAAGAAGCTCTGACTGCTGTTGTTGAGCTGGCTGAGGTTGAGAGCAGTATAAGGCTTCTTTCTCAGGAGATTAAAGTTACCAAGCGGAGAGTGAATGCTCTTGAGAATATTGTCATGCCAAGGCTTGATGCAACAGTTAAGTACATAAGAATGCGTCTTGATGAGATGGAGAGGGAAAACTTCTTCAAGCTCAAGAGAATCAAGGCATCCCAGGAGAGAAAAGAGGCTGAAGCAACTGCTTAGTCCTCTTCCCCTCAAAACCTCCGTAGATGTTATTTAGCTATGAAATTTTATGGATAGAATTGACAGGCTTCTATCGAGACAGCTTCAGTCTATGAACAGACATCTGGCAAAGGAGAAGAAAGTTCTCGAGCAACTTCTTGAGGAGGAGAAGCCAGAAGTAATTCTCCGTGATGGAATGCCTCATTTTTTCAATAAAAAGGAACTTGAACTTATTGCCGGGCTTCTGCCAGAAGAGAAGCACAGAATTCTCAGGCTTCCAATTTATATAGAGTTGAGCTCTTCAAAGTTTGGAAGGGGTACAGCACGGGTATGTGGTATACCTGAGGTTATGGTTATATCAAAGCTTCTGGATAAAAAGGCTGAGGGCGATGAAATGTTTATCTATCGTCCAGAGATAAGAATAATAAGAAAGAAACTTCCAACCACAACTCAGTATATGTTAACCGCAACTTTAGATTGAAGTCTTGAAATCTTCTCTGCCTTCTTTTCGCCTATGCCTGGCACCTGCATTAACTCTTTTTTGCGGCAGAGAAAACCTTTTTAGGCGTACCGAAGTGCATCAGAAGCCTTTATGCCAATTCTGTTCCGATTTTTGACAGGCCTGCAACAAGAAAAAGCTGCCTTTCATAGAACTCCTGCATCTTTGGTTTATACCTTATTCTAGTCTTTGTTGTCCTATCTTCTTTATGTTCCCTTTTTGTCAGGCTGAAGATAGCTT
The archaeon BMS3Bbin15 genome window above contains:
- the ntpA gene encoding V-type sodium ATPase catalytic subunit A, encoding MAEGKIVKVAGPVMKAEGMRGAMMYEVVRVGNYKLMGEIIQLEDDIATIQVYEETAGIKPGEPVISTGAQLSVELGPGILKQIYDGVQRPLEVIRKESGTFIARGIEVPSLDRNKKWEFTPLVKVGDKVEGGDFLGEVPETELITHRIMVPPGISGEVVEIAQKGSYIIEEIISKIKTEKGEKEVNMYQKWPVRIPRPLKKKLDPETPLISGQRILDTFFPVAKGGTAAIPGPFGGGKTVTQHQLAKWCDAEIIVYVGCGERGNEMTEVLEEFPHLTDPNSGKPLMERTVLIANTSNMPVAARDASVYTGITFGEYFRDMGYNVALMADSTSRWAEAMREISGRLEEMPGEEGYPAYLASRLANFYERSGRVETIGTNKREGSLTVVGAVSPPGGDFSEPVTQNTLRITKVFWALDASLADRRHFPAINWLRSYSLYLDTVRDWWEKKVDERWYEFRTKAMALLQKESELQEIVQLVGPDALPEKERVALEGARVIREDFLQQNAFHEVDTYCSVTKQFKMLDIMLEFYDRANESVNRGASAKAIAEMSVRDDLSRLKYVEESKVDEALAKIRTNMKAEFEKLVTKVVA
- the atpE gene encoding V-type ATP synthase subunit E → MSMEQVEKIVKKINEDAEAEASKILNEARTQAEKIKRDANVEADEIYSEILPKYEREAEQEKQRIVANAKLRARKAVLDAREDVIKLAFNAAGTKLQKLPKKDYTKVLEKLILEGVEAIDADTVVIARKEDSRAITSALLKRVSEKTGFKVTKAREYINVMGGVVLRSSDGKIEVNNTFETRLERFRDELRKEVAEVLFS
- the speB gene encoding agmatinase translates to MNLFTSPFTFARRELELEEAEYAVFGVPFDSSETFRGGSREAPAAIREASREVEDYDLLEDFDLLSLKIADIGDVEVSFGNVKETKTRVKETVAEILSRGAKPVILGGEHTISAFALEGFKKKPFFLSLDAHLDFREDYLGNRYSHACTLKRVSEITGKDNVLAVGVRSACREELDAVREEGIKFIPFGECYDIEMLVARLSKMLKGKKVYMSIDMDFFDPKDARGVCNPEPPGIFFFDFILMLAFLGEIDLAGLDITEVAPRYDSYTPVLASKIIFKVLAKYHRLKKMV
- the guaD gene encoding guanine deaminase; this encodes MEKIYGNAIILDGSDFEITRGYIVVRDGKIKEIGEGRPSKSFEDLKGGIVCPSFTNAHVHTGDTSAQDYGIYNSIEERVGAEGLKFRVIEDREKVKASIEYALKEMKSQGTGAFADFREGGIEGVKLLKDALDKIKIKGIILGRLNGDNPEKVLEYSHGFGISSTDAYDFNTLKNLRKLAKNGKKLFALHAGEVKDDIKEALKLRPDFIVHLTQADEESLEEIFKSKTKAVLCPRANATLAVGLPRIKDILENTLTAIGTDNVMVNSLSMLREAEFIFKIARAQSRDYRFSATEVLKAATINGRKILKLDDNSLEEGNIADFVVFRNNRYIYNPTLGIIHRFEKSDIIKIIMEE
- the yhdG gene encoding putative amino acid permease YhdG produces the protein MSPGQRGQNSDIEVKLNRDLGLFDITMIGIAGMIGAGVFALTGIAAGVAGPALILVFLFNGVIGLITAASYAELGSALPGAGGGYVWIKETFPSSFGFLAGWIDWFAHSVACSLYAVTFGVFMAAILFPAIPLPRSLLAKVSSFIAISFLTYINYRGVKETGRVGGFVTVLKVLILVVFVSFGIYKTLGRPDWIMQFSNPSFTPTGLIGILAAMGLTFIAFEGFEIIVQSGEEVKSPAKNIPRAIFISLFVAIVVYVLVAFTVLGAIKTPNGSPSWVFLGKLAEMGLINVSNQIMPYGTFVLLIAGLISTISAMNATIYSSSRISFALARDGYLTSRLAHINEKTKTPHVAVFFTYIIITTIALLLPIEAVAASADIMFILLFIQVNLVLIILRFRAPNLKRTFRVPLVPYLPIIAISLQVIIAYFMVTRVANGFMAFVTSIAWIFLGVIIYFTYSRKKERKKLEKEFKTVFEEKAVRKVAYRILVPVGNPATAKKLIDFANLIARSRKGEIVLLSVLTLPQQTPLYAGKKYVEERKNFLRKLISEAGDVPTSGILKVAHSTSEAILNTIEEEKINLVILGWRGRTFRRDFILGSTIDPIILKASCDVMAVRFESGFEAKKIKKILIPTAGGPHGYMAAEIAKDLQKVTGAEAALIYVAGDERGMKLGRAYVDDTRRAVGIEADSIVKLSDDRIGTIAEEIKRYDIVVIGATHETFMKNFIKGVFPERVARKTEKTVVMVRRKLKIKDIFWKWPF
- the atpF gene encoding V-type ATP synthase subunit F, whose protein sequence is MKISIVADFDTVTGFRIAGVREAFVVYSPEDALEKIKHLIKKEDIGIVITTERILDKIRQQVAELLEGKNFPLIVEVPDKDGKIEKKVDPINELIKRAIGVEIKV
- a CDS encoding translation initiation factor IF-5A; the encoded protein is MSVKQGEVNQIKIGKYIIIDGEPCRVVSFTTAKTGKHGHAKANVVGIGLFDNQKRSLVAPTDAKIEFPMIERKAGQVLSIMGDTVQIMDLLNYETFETTVPSKEELEGKDIIEGAEVEYIQTLGRRKIMRVR
- a CDS encoding bifunctional 3-demethylubiquinone-9 3-methyltransferase/ 2-octaprenyl-6-hydroxy phenol methylase encodes the protein MDRNDVRKLYSIGNAKWYDPLRRIYGKSFLSKAEDDLATFLKDNLDGSKTVLELGCGTGANLEKIYSLDIEFKKYLGLDFSPYMLKIAKNKFRNNSIVEFRETDITELDDIKEQFDIIICIIVISHLQSRPDFVNRSQKLLGKNGKFFLIVHTEPEWYINFWLSPFIWLSRMNLISDDEIKKFENVKAINKYSGSLITAIEIHR
- a CDS encoding beta-lactamase superfamily domain protein; the protein is MDKEVEEIIRLGNGVELFVDGTRILLDPRRAEGLSFVSHAHSDHAPSKVSGEVISTEETGELLSRHFSTLAYEQKFENLGVSFRLIPSGHMLGSSQVVIENGFKVIYTGDLHLEGGATSGMGVVEGCDILIIESTFGSPFYILPDREYVLGEIKDWIEDCFSRGDVPVLLGYSLGKAQEIIKLLSGDYKLGLHRAVYENCRKYEALGVNLGSYELYSENIREEKEDRVLIFPPAARNSLKGNFKKALLSGWALHGATKFKFRVDEAFAISDHSDFNGLVNYVEKASPQVIYTLHGFAEEFSDELKARGFYASPLTKKQTGLNHFL